From the genome of Arvicola amphibius chromosome 9, mArvAmp1.2, whole genome shotgun sequence, one region includes:
- the Cenpm gene encoding centromere protein M isoform X3, giving the protein MSVLRPMDKLPDLNRATILLVGTEDALLQQLAESMLKDDCASELRVHLANSLPLPSDGNRPRIDLIVFVINLHSKHSFQKVEESLNHVDSRFFLGKVCFLATGGRELSSHHGPAPGTHAADLRRPRARCLSAEPAVLAEELRQPPVQGVVSTAALPAFGSSSVSNHCCEDSQGLAGPEAACSLQG; this is encoded by the exons ATGTCGGTGCTGAGGCCGATGGACAAGCTGCCCGACCTGAACCGGGCCACCATCTTG CTGGTGGGCACGGAGGATGCGCTTCTGCAGCAGCTGGCGGAATCGATGCTCAAAGACGACTGTGCGTCCGAGCTGAGGGT CCACTTGGCCAACTCCCTCCCTTTGCCCTCCGACGGGAACCGGCCCCGGATTGACCTGATTGTGTTTGTGATTAACCTTCACAGTAAACACAG CTTCCAGAAGGTAGAGGAATCTCTGAACCATGTGGACAGTCGCTTCTTCCTGGGGAAAGTCTGCTTCCTCGCCACAGGGG GTAGAGAGCTTTCGAGCCACCATGGCCCAGCGCCTGGTACGCATGCTGCAGATCTGCGCCGGCCACGTGCCCGGTGTCTCAGTGCTGAACCTGCTGTCCTTGCTGAGGAGCTCCGACAGCCCCCCGTCCAAGGAGTCGTGAGCACTGCTGCCCTCCCCGCATTTGGCTCTAGCTCCGTAAGCAATCACTGTTGTGAAGACAGTCAGGGCCTGGCAGGCCCGGAGGCAGCCTGCTCACTGCAGGGCTGA
- the Cenpm gene encoding centromere protein M isoform X1: MSVLRPMDKLPDLNRATILLVGTEDALLQQLAESMLKDDCASELRVHLANSLPLPSDGNRPRIDLIVFVINLHSKHSFQKVEESLNHVDSRFFLGKVCFLATGAGQESHCSIHRNTVVKLAHTYRSPLLFCDLKVESFRATMAQRLVRMLQICAGHVPGVSVLNLLSLLRSSDSPPSKES, translated from the exons ATGTCGGTGCTGAGGCCGATGGACAAGCTGCCCGACCTGAACCGGGCCACCATCTTG CTGGTGGGCACGGAGGATGCGCTTCTGCAGCAGCTGGCGGAATCGATGCTCAAAGACGACTGTGCGTCCGAGCTGAGGGT CCACTTGGCCAACTCCCTCCCTTTGCCCTCCGACGGGAACCGGCCCCGGATTGACCTGATTGTGTTTGTGATTAACCTTCACAGTAAACACAG CTTCCAGAAGGTAGAGGAATCTCTGAACCATGTGGACAGTCGCTTCTTCCTGGGGAAAGTCTGCTTCCTCGCCACAGGGG CTGGACAGGAGAGCCACTGCAGCATTCACCGGAACACTGTCGTAAAGCTGGCCCACACCTACCGAAGTCCCTTGCTCTTCTGTGACTTAAAG GTAGAGAGCTTTCGAGCCACCATGGCCCAGCGCCTGGTACGCATGCTGCAGATCTGCGCCGGCCACGTGCCCGGTGTCTCAGTGCTGAACCTGCTGTCCTTGCTGAGGAGCTCCGACAGCCCCCCGTCCAAGGAGTCGTGA
- the Cenpm gene encoding centromere protein M isoform X2, which produces MSVLRPMDKLPDLNRATILLVGTEDALLQQLAESMLKDDCASELRVHLANSLPLPSDGNRPRIDLIVFVINLHSKHSFQKVEESLNHVDSRFFLGKVCFLATGAGQESHCSIHRNTVVKLAHTYRSPLLFCDLKRAFEPPWPSAWYACCRSAPATCPVSQC; this is translated from the exons ATGTCGGTGCTGAGGCCGATGGACAAGCTGCCCGACCTGAACCGGGCCACCATCTTG CTGGTGGGCACGGAGGATGCGCTTCTGCAGCAGCTGGCGGAATCGATGCTCAAAGACGACTGTGCGTCCGAGCTGAGGGT CCACTTGGCCAACTCCCTCCCTTTGCCCTCCGACGGGAACCGGCCCCGGATTGACCTGATTGTGTTTGTGATTAACCTTCACAGTAAACACAG CTTCCAGAAGGTAGAGGAATCTCTGAACCATGTGGACAGTCGCTTCTTCCTGGGGAAAGTCTGCTTCCTCGCCACAGGGG CTGGACAGGAGAGCCACTGCAGCATTCACCGGAACACTGTCGTAAAGCTGGCCCACACCTACCGAAGTCCCTTGCTCTTCTGTGACTTAAAG AGAGCTTTCGAGCCACCATGGCCCAGCGCCTGGTACGCATGCTGCAGATCTGCGCCGGCCACGTGCCCGGTGTCTCAGTGCTGA